Proteins co-encoded in one Schaalia radingae genomic window:
- a CDS encoding anchored repeat ABC transporter, substrate-binding protein, producing the protein MPLIAMFHTLRRGWPAHLHAAAHTFRITGRALLTRTVVTLVTVASVATISACSGIGRAQAGADQTGALKVVTTTGILADLVRQVGGERVSVNALVPDGADPHTYEPSLRDIRDVAYADVAFSNYLLLEEHAIIRALDANLPSQARSVSIAEVAAAYGAKVRPLVEDRALDTVWLGMRVSGSGEKYGADRASEISLYCTGADLPEGSVASAWLTTTFGAPSIAFTAGGQTETSQTHACSNDQMRLPAQAHQHMSWGFTKPGIYRLTLGATIRPGRGLPDSNLRSGTLVVAVGIDPGEIAARERRTVVDSGHADVTVDLEHGDVTLMADSHAGGDSSLERINLDRAVLSVPASTLTSIPADGFRFLGHPGDPIYLLPQAVLGKHVHGEIDPHLWHDVSNARAYVQVIRDELMRADPEGAATYQRRSAAYLNELADLDTYMAQTIEQIPPERRHLVTTTDAFAYLADAYGLDVAGFLAPNPATEPSLADRQALQAALSDLKIPAVFLEPNLARGRSPLRTIAEESGVKVCPLYGDTLDSRAPTYIDMMRANADSLRECLCPADSTKE; encoded by the coding sequence ATGCCGCTGATCGCCATGTTCCACACATTACGACGAGGGTGGCCAGCCCACCTGCATGCTGCAGCACACACCTTTCGCATCACAGGGCGCGCACTGCTGACACGCACGGTAGTCACCCTCGTCACTGTGGCATCTGTCGCCACGATAAGCGCGTGCAGCGGCATCGGACGCGCGCAAGCAGGTGCCGATCAAACCGGCGCGCTCAAAGTCGTGACAACCACAGGAATCCTGGCTGACCTGGTGCGTCAGGTCGGCGGTGAGCGCGTGTCGGTTAATGCACTGGTGCCCGATGGGGCAGATCCGCATACCTATGAGCCCTCACTGCGCGACATCCGCGACGTCGCCTACGCTGACGTGGCATTTTCGAATTACCTGCTGCTCGAAGAACATGCCATAATCCGCGCGCTCGACGCCAACCTGCCCTCCCAGGCACGCTCGGTGTCCATCGCGGAAGTTGCCGCGGCATACGGTGCGAAAGTACGCCCGCTGGTCGAAGATCGCGCACTGGATACGGTGTGGCTCGGCATGCGGGTAAGCGGCAGCGGGGAGAAATACGGAGCGGATCGAGCATCGGAAATATCCCTGTATTGCACCGGCGCAGACCTACCCGAAGGATCGGTGGCGAGCGCGTGGCTGACCACCACGTTCGGTGCGCCCAGCATCGCCTTTACTGCGGGCGGGCAGACAGAGACTTCACAGACACATGCATGCTCAAATGATCAGATGCGCCTCCCCGCCCAGGCGCACCAGCACATGAGCTGGGGTTTCACAAAGCCAGGGATCTACCGCCTCACGCTGGGAGCGACCATCCGCCCCGGGCGCGGCCTGCCTGACAGCAACCTGCGCAGTGGGACGCTGGTCGTGGCTGTGGGCATTGACCCCGGTGAAATCGCCGCGCGCGAAAGGCGCACCGTCGTCGATTCTGGCCATGCGGATGTGACCGTGGATCTGGAACACGGTGACGTGACCCTCATGGCTGATTCACACGCGGGCGGGGATTCAAGCCTGGAGCGGATCAACCTGGATCGCGCCGTCCTGTCAGTGCCGGCTTCCACTTTGACCTCAATTCCGGCAGATGGCTTCCGATTCCTCGGCCATCCAGGCGACCCGATCTACCTGCTGCCGCAGGCAGTCCTCGGCAAGCATGTGCACGGCGAGATCGACCCGCACCTGTGGCACGACGTATCGAATGCGCGCGCATACGTGCAGGTCATTCGCGACGAACTGATGCGCGCTGATCCCGAAGGGGCCGCAACCTACCAGCGCCGCAGCGCCGCCTACCTCAACGAGCTGGCTGACCTGGACACCTATATGGCCCAGACGATTGAGCAGATCCCGCCCGAACGACGCCACCTGGTCACCACTACTGATGCGTTCGCTTATCTTGCCGACGCGTACGGGTTGGACGTGGCGGGCTTCCTGGCTCCCAATCCGGCCACAGAGCCATCCCTCGCTGACCGCCAAGCACTCCAGGCAGCGCTCAGTGACCTGAAGATTCCCGCCGTTTTCCTGGAGCCGAACCTGGCCCGAGGGCGCTCACCGCTGCGCACGATTGCAGAGGAATCAGGCGTGAAAGTCTGCCCTCTGTACGGCGACACGCTGGATTCACGCGCCCCGACCTACATCGACATGATGCGCGCGAATGCAGATTCGCTGCGCGAGTGCCTCTGCCCTGCTGATTCAACGAAAGAGTAA
- a CDS encoding integrase core domain-containing protein, translated as MVETFTTTTRTYGYPRSTLTDNAMVYSTRHARGARAQNRQRNAFEQLLHDLCIIQKNGLLGHPTTQGKIERYHYTLEKWLAAQPSAPTITSLHNQLDTFTRIYNYERPHRVFNRRTPHTVYTTTPPAHPTTELFERIWRI; from the coding sequence GTGGTGGAAACCTTTACCACCACGACGCGCACCTACGGGTACCCGCGCTCCACACTGACCGACAACGCCATGGTCTACAGCACGCGCCACGCGCGCGGAGCACGCGCCCAAAACCGCCAACGCAACGCGTTTGAACAACTCCTTCACGACCTGTGCATCATTCAGAAAAACGGGCTCCTCGGCCATCCCACCACACAAGGAAAAATCGAACGTTACCACTACACGCTCGAAAAATGGCTCGCCGCCCAACCATCAGCCCCAACCATCACCAGCCTGCACAACCAACTCGACACATTCACCCGCATCTACAACTACGAACGCCCCCACAGAGTCTTCAACAGGCGCACCCCACACACCGTGTACACAACCACACCACCCGCACACCCCACCACCGAGCTATTCGAGAGGATCTGGCGAATATGA
- a CDS encoding GNAT family N-acetyltransferase, whose amino-acid sequence MSIPTDAPQSRPFTIRRATRADVSALQELSITTFTQTFGFLYAPDDLQNFLESTYSPDALTSLLTDPQCAVWLAFDAGVGGDTNLDAQETSQPVAYVLAGPCSLPHPDVRSGDGEIKRLYVRQGLQNSGLGTQVMFIAVDWLLERQPDALWLGVWSRNDRAQHFYERFGFTHAGEYRFKVGCHRDHEFIVKRALHASLRQ is encoded by the coding sequence ATGAGCATCCCTACCGACGCGCCCCAGTCCCGGCCATTCACGATCCGCAGGGCCACACGCGCTGACGTTTCCGCACTGCAGGAACTGTCCATCACGACTTTTACACAGACCTTCGGTTTTCTGTACGCGCCCGATGACCTCCAGAACTTCCTCGAATCGACCTATTCGCCCGACGCGCTCACATCGCTGCTCACTGACCCCCAATGCGCCGTCTGGCTGGCGTTCGATGCGGGCGTTGGTGGAGACACTAATCTCGACGCGCAGGAGACCTCTCAACCGGTCGCGTATGTGCTTGCCGGGCCATGCTCACTTCCCCACCCTGATGTGCGCTCCGGCGACGGGGAGATTAAGCGGCTCTATGTCAGGCAAGGCCTGCAGAATTCAGGCCTAGGTACACAGGTCATGTTCATCGCCGTCGACTGGCTTCTTGAGCGTCAGCCGGACGCCTTATGGCTGGGCGTCTGGTCACGCAACGACCGCGCGCAGCATTTCTATGAGCGTTTCGGCTTCACGCACGCGGGGGAATACCGATTCAAAGTCGGCTGCCACCGCGATCATGAATTCATCGTTAAACGGGCGCTGCATGCCTCACTTCGTCAATGA
- a CDS encoding ABC-2 transporter permease yields MRAAFYKDLIANRTYIAVLGLVLVAISAVGIYTNKLIIFPFIFGMIGMLYFTATFARDAESKVHRTILAGPISRNELVNLNFLITLALGVVAFAVTGALAYLMVDMPWKNTVLVASFAFAVTLLLTIIQLPLFYKFGPEKAKLFLVAVFIVVFAGSSFVGSNKQAIFEWVAKALTLPPLTNAGILLTVTIVLTAVSLWISRKIMAGKEF; encoded by the coding sequence ATGAGAGCTGCATTTTATAAAGATCTTATTGCCAATCGTACATATATAGCTGTTTTAGGTTTGGTGCTCGTTGCGATCAGCGCTGTGGGGATTTATACAAACAAGTTGATTATCTTTCCTTTTATTTTTGGCATGATTGGGATGCTTTATTTTACGGCCACCTTTGCTCGTGATGCTGAATCCAAGGTGCACCGAACGATTCTTGCCGGGCCTATCAGTAGAAACGAGCTCGTTAATTTAAATTTTCTGATTACACTCGCCCTTGGGGTAGTGGCTTTCGCGGTTACAGGTGCTCTTGCCTATTTAATGGTTGATATGCCTTGGAAAAATACTGTTTTGGTGGCAAGTTTCGCCTTTGCGGTCACTCTGCTGTTGACCATTATTCAGCTACCGTTGTTTTACAAATTTGGTCCAGAAAAAGCCAAGCTTTTTCTGGTCGCGGTATTCATCGTGGTGTTCGCTGGATCATCCTTTGTTGGTTCCAACAAACAAGCAATCTTCGAATGGGTAGCAAAAGCCTTAACCCTACCTCCGCTCACAAACGCAGGAATACTACTGACCGTGACGATCGTACTTACCGCAGTATCCCTATGGATAAGTCGTAAGATCATGGCAGGTAAAGAATTCTAA
- a CDS encoding amino acid permease: MSDSAATPKTGSHGTADPHLRRNLKARHLNMIAIGGAIGTGLFVASGGTITGAGPGGALLAYGAIGVMVFFLMQSLGEMATYCPSSGAFEVYATRYVSKSFGFAQGWNYWYNWAITVAAELVAATIVMQYWFPPDQVPPWIWSGVFLLILFTLNAFSVRGFGESEFWFAAIKVVTVLIFLALGVLMIVGILGGESPGLTNWQIGEAPFVNGFWGIMGVFMIAGFSFQGTEMIGIAAGETEDPEKNVPRATRAVFFRILLFYIGAILVIAFLIPYTDPSLLQGASADDSTAQGFTEAVTKSPFTLLFERAGIAGAAGVMNAVILTSILSAGNSGVYVATRMLYSMAKERKAPRLFGRVTSHGVPLAALAATCLIGAACFATSRVGSGVVYSWLVNASGLAGFITWMGIAWSHFCFRRAYKAQGKDPKDLPYRALLYPAGPLIALAMCAIVVVGQSLDVIAGEFSVIKFIGIYIGLFFFLAIWGGHKLVTRSRAVDPMNADLSRTAQ; this comes from the coding sequence ATGTCTGATTCTGCTGCGACGCCAAAAACTGGCAGCCACGGCACAGCCGATCCACACCTTCGACGCAACCTCAAGGCTCGCCACCTCAACATGATCGCCATCGGAGGCGCAATTGGAACGGGCCTGTTCGTCGCATCAGGTGGCACCATCACCGGCGCAGGGCCAGGTGGCGCACTGCTGGCGTACGGCGCAATCGGCGTCATGGTCTTCTTCCTCATGCAGTCACTGGGCGAGATGGCCACATACTGCCCCTCCTCCGGTGCGTTCGAGGTTTACGCGACGCGCTACGTCTCCAAGTCTTTCGGCTTCGCGCAGGGATGGAACTACTGGTACAACTGGGCGATCACGGTGGCAGCCGAACTCGTTGCCGCCACCATCGTCATGCAGTACTGGTTCCCGCCGGATCAAGTTCCACCGTGGATCTGGTCCGGCGTCTTCCTGCTGATTCTGTTCACCCTCAACGCGTTCAGTGTGCGCGGTTTTGGTGAATCTGAATTCTGGTTCGCCGCCATCAAAGTCGTGACCGTCTTGATCTTCCTGGCGCTGGGTGTGCTGATGATCGTCGGTATCCTGGGAGGCGAATCGCCCGGCCTGACTAACTGGCAGATTGGCGAGGCGCCCTTCGTCAACGGCTTCTGGGGAATCATGGGGGTCTTCATGATCGCCGGATTCTCATTCCAGGGAACAGAAATGATCGGCATCGCAGCCGGCGAGACTGAAGATCCGGAGAAGAACGTTCCCAGGGCTACGCGAGCGGTCTTTTTCCGCATCCTGCTGTTCTATATCGGCGCGATCCTGGTGATTGCCTTCCTCATCCCCTACACCGACCCGTCGCTGCTGCAGGGCGCAAGTGCGGACGATTCCACCGCACAAGGCTTCACCGAGGCCGTCACGAAGTCACCTTTCACGTTGCTCTTTGAGCGAGCCGGCATCGCCGGTGCTGCAGGTGTAATGAATGCGGTCATTTTGACCTCGATTCTGTCTGCAGGAAACTCCGGTGTCTACGTCGCCACTCGCATGCTCTACTCAATGGCGAAGGAGCGTAAGGCGCCTCGTCTGTTTGGTCGTGTCACCTCACACGGTGTTCCCCTGGCAGCTCTGGCCGCTACGTGCCTGATCGGCGCGGCATGTTTCGCCACATCTCGCGTCGGTTCCGGCGTTGTCTACAGCTGGCTGGTGAACGCGTCCGGCCTGGCCGGTTTCATCACATGGATGGGAATCGCATGGTCGCACTTCTGTTTCCGTCGCGCATATAAGGCTCAGGGGAAGGATCCGAAGGATCTGCCCTACCGCGCTCTGCTCTATCCTGCAGGTCCGCTCATTGCGTTGGCGATGTGTGCGATCGTTGTGGTAGGTCAGTCCCTCGACGTGATTGCCGGCGAATTCTCCGTCATCAAGTTCATCGGTATCTATATCGGGCTGTTCTTCTTCCTCGCCATTTGGGGCGGACATAAACTGGTGACGCGCTCGCGCGCAGTTGACCCGATGAATGCCGACCTGTCGCGGACAGCGCAGTAG
- a CDS encoding PepSY domain-containing protein has protein sequence MKTTRKLAFVPAIALAFTLGACSSQNDPAPVESEPTSTTTTSEATQSSSDDDRDDDADDTAESGDDDQASAASGVSSNEQALAAVAAAEGVNGGRAYSLETNDQRSEWKVKVVEGNEGRVYVIDQSGNVVRNEIDDDFDEDDKHVADAGIISLADAVKAALAERPDGYLISADFDDDDDNKFYFEVELENEAGGDLAEFDIDAESGAVTVEG, from the coding sequence ATGAAAACCACACGAAAACTGGCATTTGTCCCTGCGATCGCGTTGGCATTCACTCTCGGAGCCTGCAGTTCCCAAAATGACCCCGCACCAGTTGAATCTGAACCCACGTCAACTACTACGACGAGCGAGGCAACTCAGTCTTCCTCGGACGATGACCGTGATGATGATGCTGATGACACCGCCGAATCTGGAGATGACGATCAGGCCTCTGCGGCATCAGGTGTTTCATCCAACGAGCAGGCTCTGGCGGCTGTGGCGGCTGCTGAGGGCGTGAACGGTGGCCGCGCCTATTCTCTGGAAACCAACGACCAGCGCTCCGAGTGGAAAGTGAAGGTTGTTGAGGGTAATGAAGGCCGTGTCTACGTCATTGATCAAAGCGGCAATGTCGTGCGAAACGAGATCGACGACGACTTTGATGAAGACGACAAGCATGTTGCGGATGCTGGAATCATCTCACTGGCCGATGCGGTCAAGGCTGCCCTGGCCGAGCGTCCCGATGGCTACCTCATATCTGCTGACTTCGACGACGATGACGACAACAAGTTCTACTTCGAGGTTGAACTCGAAAACGAAGCCGGGGGAGACTTGGCCGAATTCGACATCGACGCTGAAAGTGGCGCTGTGACAGTTGAGGGTTGA
- a CDS encoding helix-turn-helix domain-containing protein — translation MIETNKNEVIVLSDVEAGMSISEAVKRFGISRQWVYTLIQRYQQDGLTGLQPRSCRPHRHPHQCPLHVVDHVLRLRAMLIEQVLDGGVESIWARLDEHERPSVSTIWRILKKHNCVVPQPHKKPRSAWK, via the coding sequence ATGATTGAAACAAATAAAAACGAAGTAATCGTGTTGAGCGATGTTGAAGCAGGTATGAGTATCAGCGAGGCCGTGAAGCGTTTCGGCATCTCACGCCAATGGGTCTACACCCTGATCCAGCGCTACCAACAAGACGGCCTGACAGGCCTGCAGCCCCGCTCATGCAGACCCCACCGTCACCCCCACCAATGTCCACTCCACGTGGTGGATCACGTGCTGCGTTTACGCGCTATGCTGATCGAGCAAGTTCTTGATGGTGGGGTTGAAAGCATATGGGCGCGTCTTGACGAACACGAACGCCCCAGCGTGAGCACGATCTGGAGAATCCTCAAAAAGCACAACTGCGTTGTGCCTCAACCCCACAAGAAACCACGATCAGCATGGAAATGA
- a CDS encoding TIGR03773 family transporter-associated surface protein gives MRFLRTLARRRSAKALAAAALLSVVASLSNAMPSPASDTLTLDHGHVDMFHLSTTSSGGIDLDVKEDVTGTDVRHAPEDVTFVVKEAAKTAIPSDAGVPGAPEAYVLPQKQDFNLLWPGWDILALGDSYTGANFDISYSGPQGGHIAAWMTPAFGAPQSVLTDKSLALDPAGSTIEQPYLAHAHVNWLFTHAGTYTLKVTARATRTDGTQVHSTPHTYTIVVGHAQPASDSQGTDEPGSKPGEGEAATTPTSPEGDESTSPAGDDAQAGDGTQSGDGTQSGDGTQSGDGTQSGDGTQSGDGTQTESSSQTGTGSQAQPDSPAAVSKPHADSPAHNGSAAQPAAKAEPEKCIATEITRPATEAEIAQAQSAPHGDSTVATTTLHFSVGPNASGDATDGHFDLGVGISNGRAVALLKDDRAQPASWVNPSSLTFAVGGAAYLKAPSALSFLTTAGKPVWMIGSTQQRGVPWLGMNSQRPELSGATTGQVRWALEDVQGPGRLGVFFSGGLGGGVGEKIFTAPGDSFTLPANTHAHPNWVFTAPGHYSVTISQTLTPTNAAAFAASGVHVDENGQHVVTEVVGRTPSGKACELPENATSLASTGANSFLVLAGLVLIAGLAGLGMHHAARRTRCDR, from the coding sequence ATGCGCTTCTTACGCACGCTTGCTCGGCGCCGCAGCGCCAAAGCCCTTGCGGCAGCAGCACTGCTCAGTGTGGTCGCCTCACTCAGCAACGCCATGCCGTCCCCGGCATCCGACACACTCACCCTTGATCACGGTCACGTCGATATGTTTCACCTGAGTACCACCTCCTCAGGTGGAATCGACCTCGACGTGAAAGAAGACGTTACGGGCACAGACGTCCGTCACGCCCCTGAAGATGTCACATTCGTCGTCAAGGAAGCTGCAAAAACAGCGATTCCATCCGATGCAGGTGTGCCCGGTGCACCAGAGGCGTACGTGCTTCCGCAAAAGCAGGATTTCAACCTGCTGTGGCCGGGATGGGACATTTTGGCGTTGGGAGATTCCTACACGGGCGCGAACTTCGACATTTCGTATTCAGGTCCCCAGGGAGGTCACATCGCAGCGTGGATGACACCAGCCTTCGGTGCGCCTCAGTCAGTACTGACCGACAAGTCCCTCGCTTTGGATCCTGCCGGCTCCACTATCGAGCAGCCTTATCTGGCGCATGCGCACGTCAACTGGCTGTTTACACATGCCGGCACCTACACGCTCAAGGTCACCGCGCGGGCCACGCGCACCGATGGCACCCAGGTTCACAGCACCCCACATACGTACACGATCGTCGTAGGACATGCACAGCCTGCCTCAGATTCACAGGGCACTGACGAACCTGGCTCGAAGCCGGGCGAGGGCGAGGCAGCCACGACACCGACATCCCCTGAAGGGGACGAAAGCACCTCCCCGGCAGGTGACGACGCGCAGGCAGGTGACGGCACGCAGTCAGGCGACGGCACGCAGTCAGGCGACGGCACGCAGTCAGGTGACGGCACGCAGTCAGGTGACGGCACGCAGTCAGGCGACGGCACGCAAACGGAAAGCAGTTCACAGACGGGAACTGGCTCACAGGCACAGCCTGACTCGCCAGCCGCCGTCTCGAAACCGCACGCAGACTCACCAGCACACAATGGCTCAGCAGCACAACCAGCCGCGAAAGCAGAACCAGAGAAGTGCATTGCCACCGAAATCACCCGCCCCGCCACCGAAGCGGAGATTGCGCAGGCACAATCTGCTCCCCACGGTGATTCCACAGTCGCCACAACAACCCTGCACTTTTCGGTAGGCCCCAACGCTTCAGGAGATGCGACCGATGGACACTTCGACCTCGGCGTCGGCATCTCGAACGGGCGTGCCGTGGCACTGCTCAAAGACGATCGCGCTCAGCCCGCATCGTGGGTCAATCCGTCAAGCCTGACGTTTGCCGTGGGAGGCGCCGCATATCTCAAAGCACCCTCAGCATTGTCATTCCTCACCACCGCAGGAAAGCCCGTGTGGATGATCGGCTCCACACAGCAACGCGGTGTGCCGTGGCTCGGCATGAACTCACAGCGCCCCGAACTGTCAGGCGCCACAACCGGTCAGGTGCGATGGGCACTCGAGGATGTGCAAGGTCCTGGCCGTCTGGGCGTCTTCTTCTCCGGAGGACTTGGCGGCGGAGTAGGCGAAAAAATCTTCACCGCTCCCGGTGATTCCTTCACACTGCCAGCCAACACTCACGCGCATCCGAACTGGGTCTTCACAGCTCCTGGCCATTACTCCGTGACCATCAGCCAGACACTCACCCCCACCAATGCCGCAGCTTTCGCAGCCTCAGGCGTCCATGTGGATGAGAACGGCCAGCACGTCGTCACAGAAGTCGTGGGCCGCACCCCCTCCGGAAAAGCATGTGAGTTGCCGGAAAACGCCACCAGTCTAGCGTCAACCGGCGCCAACAGCTTTCTGGTTCTTGCCGGCCTTGTGCTCATCGCGGGCCTGGCTGGTCTGGGCATGCACCACGCTGCTCGTCGCACACGCTGCGATCGCTAG
- a CDS encoding thiamine-binding protein: protein MLFAFSISPSTTDSPDGSMAHIVARAVKVIRDSGLPHETNSMFTTIEGTWDECMPVIRRACEAVGEVSPRVSLVLKADLRPGHSDEMSGKVQRLNSQLDKIDGQ, encoded by the coding sequence ATGTTATTTGCCTTTTCAATTTCCCCGTCCACGACGGACAGCCCTGACGGTTCGATGGCGCATATCGTGGCGCGCGCCGTCAAAGTCATTCGTGACAGCGGCCTACCCCACGAAACCAATTCGATGTTCACCACCATCGAAGGCACATGGGATGAATGCATGCCAGTGATTCGCCGCGCCTGCGAAGCAGTGGGCGAAGTCAGCCCTCGGGTCTCACTGGTGCTGAAAGCAGACCTGCGCCCCGGTCACTCAGATGAGATGAGCGGGAAAGTGCAGCGACTCAACTCCCAGCTCGACAAGATCGACGGACAGTAA
- a CDS encoding GntR family transcriptional regulator: MDIIVSNASSDPVYAQIKNQLKAAIINDQVAPGDKLPSIRRLASQLRVSVITTKRAYDELELEGFIDSVQGRGSFVASKNTELLKEEQRKKVEDYLKSALASARVAGLSVSDLKELIDLLGESDECD; the protein is encoded by the coding sequence GTGGATATCATCGTTAGTAATGCAAGTTCTGATCCGGTTTACGCTCAGATTAAGAATCAGCTCAAGGCGGCAATAATCAACGATCAGGTAGCGCCCGGCGACAAGCTGCCGTCGATCCGGCGTTTGGCATCACAGCTTCGCGTGTCGGTGATTACTACCAAGCGCGCCTATGACGAGCTAGAGCTAGAGGGTTTCATTGATTCCGTACAGGGGCGAGGTAGCTTTGTCGCTTCTAAAAACACTGAATTACTCAAGGAAGAGCAGCGTAAAAAAGTCGAAGACTACTTGAAATCCGCCCTCGCCTCGGCTCGGGTTGCTGGCTTGTCTGTTTCTGATCTGAAAGAGCTGATTGATTTATTAGGAGAATCCGATGAATGTGATTGA
- a CDS encoding PadR family transcriptional regulator — MVKQGGVVSESQLRKGAVELIVLGLLSSRPSYGGQLVERFREEAGLEISTGTLYPLLARLRKSGLVVTAWEESPVGPPRKIYKLAKSGKNRLLQMRSEWEALDCAVKRTTRKGIR, encoded by the coding sequence ATGGTTAAGCAAGGAGGGGTTGTGTCTGAGTCACAGTTACGCAAGGGCGCTGTTGAACTGATTGTCCTTGGATTACTTTCGTCTCGTCCTTCTTACGGGGGGCAGCTTGTAGAGCGTTTTCGTGAAGAAGCGGGGTTGGAGATTTCTACGGGTACGTTATATCCGCTGCTTGCACGCCTCCGTAAATCAGGGTTGGTAGTTACGGCTTGGGAGGAGTCTCCGGTAGGGCCGCCGAGGAAGATTTATAAGCTCGCAAAATCTGGGAAGAATCGTTTATTGCAGATGCGCTCTGAGTGGGAGGCGCTTGATTGTGCTGTGAAGCGTACAACGCGGAAAGGAATACGGTGA
- a CDS encoding DUF5808 domain-containing protein produces the protein MKWFGKDIEGQARVLGIPVSGLWLGRADAALDGFEPENPRLFIPRKYGLGWDVNLGAVGVRLGLIRPDDSLPDLASYVPTRLKRGIKLTTIAGGIGVGFLAVLLSRKDQVLLQRSTLGGSERFISGKQAALAPVVLTTVAALAPQVFRRDDPESEDAVRLANQADLLGVEALSIAWLAAMRRAGDKQEMSRRSMVPIVALWPLVAGACQLAYIKTALARVKTRLHNSGDK, from the coding sequence ATGAAGTGGTTCGGTAAGGACATAGAAGGGCAGGCGCGAGTTTTGGGGATACCTGTCTCCGGGCTGTGGTTGGGGCGCGCTGATGCTGCGCTGGATGGTTTTGAACCAGAGAATCCGCGCTTGTTCATTCCTCGAAAATACGGACTGGGTTGGGACGTTAATCTGGGTGCTGTTGGTGTGCGTTTAGGGCTAATTCGACCCGATGATTCTCTACCGGACTTGGCCAGCTACGTCCCCACACGTCTAAAGCGCGGCATTAAGCTCACCACTATTGCCGGTGGGATTGGGGTTGGGTTCTTGGCGGTACTGCTCAGTCGCAAAGATCAGGTTCTCCTCCAGCGGTCAACACTCGGAGGGTCTGAAAGATTTATTAGCGGCAAGCAGGCTGCGCTAGCTCCAGTGGTTTTAACGACTGTTGCAGCACTAGCGCCACAGGTCTTTCGGCGCGATGACCCAGAATCCGAAGATGCCGTACGTTTGGCCAATCAGGCTGATTTGTTGGGTGTTGAAGCCTTGTCCATAGCCTGGCTTGCAGCAATGCGCCGGGCTGGTGACAAGCAGGAAATGAGCCGCCGGTCGATGGTGCCCATTGTTGCTTTATGGCCCCTCGTTGCTGGCGCTTGCCAACTCGCTTATATAAAAACCGCGTTAGCTAGGGTAAAAACCCGGCTACATAATTCAGGAGACAAGTAA
- a CDS encoding ABC transporter ATP-binding protein has translation MNVIEINGLVKKYPGFTLGPLNLEVPQGAIVGFVGENGAGKSTTLRLILGLAHPDAGIINLLGQPAGADHSQAHERVGVVFDDISLPDSFTVKNAGEFGKRLYKSWDAQTYASYQQRFHLASSKRVGELSRGMRMKLGLAMALSHAADLLIFDEATSGLDPVIRDEVLDIMLEFIEDPTHSILFSSHIVSDIEKAADYVAFIREGKLKFMEQKDELLDSWRIVALSNEQANQLDSTQVLGRRRHDFGQEAIVRTGAVPAGVQAGRPTIEDIMVYTIKGEDQ, from the coding sequence ATGAATGTGATTGAAATCAACGGACTAGTTAAAAAGTATCCGGGATTTACGCTCGGTCCGCTTAACCTTGAAGTTCCCCAGGGGGCAATTGTGGGTTTCGTGGGCGAGAACGGTGCCGGTAAATCCACAACGCTGCGTTTGATTTTAGGTCTTGCTCACCCCGATGCTGGGATAATAAACCTTTTGGGGCAGCCTGCAGGTGCAGATCACTCACAAGCGCATGAACGAGTGGGGGTAGTTTTTGACGATATTAGCCTGCCAGATAGTTTTACTGTTAAGAATGCTGGCGAGTTCGGCAAGCGCCTGTACAAGAGTTGGGATGCGCAAACATACGCTAGTTATCAGCAGCGTTTTCATCTCGCTTCGTCTAAGCGAGTTGGTGAACTCTCTAGAGGTATGCGGATGAAGCTGGGGCTAGCGATGGCACTTTCCCATGCAGCGGATTTACTGATTTTTGATGAGGCTACCAGTGGTTTGGATCCGGTGATTCGTGATGAGGTGCTTGATATTATGCTCGAATTTATCGAAGATCCGACTCACTCGATTCTGTTTTCGTCTCACATCGTTTCCGATATTGAAAAAGCCGCTGACTACGTGGCTTTCATCCGTGAGGGCAAGTTGAAGTTCATGGAACAAAAAGACGAGCTCTTAGATTCTTGGCGAATCGTAGCGTTGAGCAATGAGCAGGCAAACCAGCTAGATTCCACGCAAGTATTAGGGCGCCGCCGTCATGATTTTGGGCAAGAAGCAATCGTCCGCACCGGGGCAGTTCCTGCTGGTGTGCAAGCTGGTAGACCGACGATTGAGGACATCATGGTCTACACGATTAAAGGAGAAGATCAATGA